One genomic window of Gammaproteobacteria bacterium includes the following:
- a CDS encoding thiopurine S-methyltransferase has translation MEHDFWHQRWSKGQIGFHQAETNAHLQKYWSDVTGNEAGSVFVPLCGKSLDLLWLQQQGHEVLGVELSQRALQDFFAENRLAVRAEQQGSFERFSADNVTLFCGDFFALGESELKGCRLVFDRAALVALPDAMRVEYANKMAELLSTGSKILLVTMEYPQELMSGPPFSVSESEVESLFFAHFEIEQKEVFEIPAKGELQERGLGGWYEKIYVLTRKED, from the coding sequence ATGGAGCACGATTTTTGGCATCAACGCTGGAGTAAAGGGCAGATTGGTTTTCATCAAGCGGAGACCAACGCTCATCTGCAAAAATATTGGTCTGATGTAACGGGCAATGAGGCGGGTTCTGTTTTTGTGCCACTGTGTGGTAAAAGCTTGGATCTGCTTTGGTTGCAGCAGCAAGGCCATGAGGTGCTTGGGGTTGAATTGAGTCAAAGAGCCTTGCAGGATTTTTTTGCTGAGAATCGGTTGGCGGTGAGGGCAGAGCAGCAGGGTTCTTTTGAGCGTTTTTCTGCTGATAATGTGACGCTGTTTTGCGGTGATTTTTTTGCTTTGGGTGAGAGCGAGCTAAAAGGTTGTCGCTTGGTGTTTGATCGGGCGGCATTAGTTGCTTTGCCCGATGCGATGCGAGTGGAGTACGCCAATAAGATGGCTGAGCTGCTAAGTACCGGCAGTAAAATATTATTGGTAACGATGGAATACCCGCAAGAGCTGATGTCAGGCCCGCCCTTTTCTGTGAGTGAATCTGAAGTGGAGTCTCTCTTTTTTGCTCACTTTGAAATAGAGCAAAAAGAGGTGTTTGAGATTCCAGCAAAAGGCGAGCTGCAAGAGCGGGGTTTGGGTGGTTGGTATGAAAAAAT
- a CDS encoding toxin-antitoxin system HicB family antitoxin, translating into MIDEIEKYTYRVMWSEEDGEFVGLCAEFPSLSWLDSSSTEALKGIQAVVKECVVDMSNNQEKIPTALSARKFSGKFMVRVPPEVHRNLAVEAAESGVSLNRIASVKLAH; encoded by the coding sequence ATGATTGATGAAATTGAAAAATATACCTATCGTGTAATGTGGTCTGAAGAAGATGGAGAGTTTGTTGGTTTGTGTGCCGAGTTTCCTAGCCTTAGTTGGTTGGATTCTAGCTCAACTGAAGCTTTAAAAGGAATACAAGCCGTTGTAAAAGAGTGTGTGGTTGATATGTCCAATAATCAAGAAAAAATACCAACGGCTCTGTCTGCACGTAAGTTTAGCGGTAAGTTTATGGTGCGAGTCCCTCCAGAAGTTCATCGCAACCTTGCTGTAGAAGCGGCTGAGTCTGGAGTCAGTTTAAACCGCATCGCAAGTGTTAAACTGGCTCATTAA
- a CDS encoding DUF3301 domain-containing protein, with product MGTELTLFLLVLVVWFWWGGTKARENAMRRAQQVCERQSVQLLDGSVMLNQMRLKRDAAGAIRVARLYRFDFSLDGVERQQGYVLLLGERVMDVRFPRIEAPENASRDAP from the coding sequence ATGGGTACAGAGTTAACGCTGTTTTTATTGGTGCTGGTGGTCTGGTTCTGGTGGGGCGGTACAAAAGCGCGTGAAAATGCGATGCGACGAGCGCAGCAGGTGTGTGAGCGGCAGAGCGTGCAGTTGTTGGATGGCAGTGTGATGTTGAATCAGATGCGCCTGAAACGAGACGCAGCGGGAGCGATTCGGGTGGCGCGCCTCTATCGCTTTGATTTCAGCCTCGATGGGGTGGAACGTCAACAAGGTTATGTGTTGCTGCTGGGTGAGCGGGTGATGGATGTGCGTTTTCCACGCATCGAAGCGCCAGAGAATGCCTCAAGGGACGCGCCATGA
- a CDS encoding toxin HicA yields the protein MAGVSKILKEMKSNPNGIRFNDLQKVCEHFFGKPRQSGSSHCVYKTPWPSDPRVNIQNKKGKAKPYQVKQVLLAVEKIEVQHD from the coding sequence ATGGCTGGTGTATCTAAAATTTTAAAAGAAATGAAGTCGAATCCTAATGGGATTCGATTTAACGATCTGCAAAAAGTGTGTGAGCATTTTTTCGGAAAACCACGGCAGAGTGGCAGCAGTCACTGTGTTTATAAAACGCCGTGGCCGAGTGATCCACGCGTAAATATTCAAAATAAAAAAGGCAAAGCTAAACCCTATCAGGTAAAGCAAGTATTACTTGCTGTAGAAAAAATTGAGGTGCAGCATGATTGA
- a CDS encoding nucleoside recognition domain-containing protein, with protein MSFFSSLILPLLIVAIIVYGLLKKVPVYEEFVIGAKEGFATAVQIIPNLVAILFAIGMFRASGAMEFIATLLAPLFELTGFPSELLPMAIFRPLTGSGSVAILAELIQTHGEESLIVKMAAIMFGSTETTFYVIAVYFGAIGVHKIRYAVQAGLIADFAGMAAAVTVGYWFFG; from the coding sequence ATGAGCTTTTTTTCCAGCCTGATTTTGCCACTGCTGATCGTTGCCATTATCGTTTACGGTTTGCTAAAAAAAGTCCCCGTTTATGAGGAGTTTGTCATCGGTGCTAAAGAGGGGTTTGCCACAGCGGTACAGATCATCCCCAACTTGGTCGCCATTCTGTTTGCCATTGGGATGTTTCGCGCCAGTGGCGCAATGGAATTTATCGCCACTCTGCTGGCTCCCCTGTTTGAACTCACCGGTTTTCCCAGCGAACTGCTGCCGATGGCGATTTTTCGCCCCCTCACCGGCAGTGGTTCGGTGGCCATTTTAGCCGAGCTGATCCAGACCCACGGCGAAGAGAGCCTGATCGTCAAAATGGCGGCAATCATGTTCGGCTCCACCGAAACCACGTTTTATGTGATTGCGGTCTATTTTGGAGCCATTGGAGTGCATAAAATCCGCTACGCCGTGCAAGCGGGGCTGATCGCCGATTTCGCAGGCATGGCAGCAGCGGTGACGGTGGGTTATTGGTTTTTTGGCTAA
- a CDS encoding YchJ family protein, with protein sequence MSNCACGSKKSYDECCGVYISGAQKAPTAEALMRSRYTAHTMADMEYIVKTQHEKTRAEIDLEQTRSWAEESEWLGLEIVNTEKGQPDDEQGLIEFIAHYNYKGNREAHHEESLFQREGDEWFFLDARAPKVSQVRRAEAKVGRNDPCPCGSGKKYKKCCGKA encoded by the coding sequence ATGAGTAATTGCGCTTGTGGATCAAAAAAATCATACGATGAGTGTTGTGGTGTTTACATCAGCGGAGCGCAAAAAGCGCCCACCGCCGAGGCGTTGATGCGTTCACGTTACACCGCTCACACGATGGCGGATATGGAGTACATCGTAAAAACCCAGCATGAAAAAACCCGCGCGGAGATTGATCTGGAACAGACCCGCAGTTGGGCGGAGGAGTCGGAGTGGTTAGGGCTGGAGATCGTCAACACGGAAAAAGGCCAGCCCGATGATGAGCAAGGATTGATTGAATTTATTGCTCATTACAATTACAAAGGCAACCGTGAAGCACATCACGAAGAGAGCCTTTTTCAGCGCGAAGGCGATGAGTGGTTTTTCTTAGATGCTCGTGCGCCAAAAGTCTCTCAGGTGCGCCGTGCTGAGGCCAAAGTGGGGCGTAATGACCCTTGTCCTTGTGGGAGTGGCAAAAAGTATAAGAAGTGCTGTGGTAAGGCGTAA
- a CDS encoding nucleoside recognition domain-containing protein, whose product MNYLWAGLIIISLLSAVGQDISDELNNRWLNGQTIHARLSQNELGEVLIQLPKQQLYAHWQGQQLQLKPDQNLPPHWQNIAAQQDKKTPLRLSLTPKGQQNDSVQLVLPEVHHVRLKAITEAAFDMAKFSVKLALGLAGIMALWLGLMRIAEQSGLIKKLVWLVRPLLAPLFPDVPKDHPAFGSISLNLTANLLGLGNAATPMGIRAMQQLQELNQNKKEASDAMCMFLALNTSSVQLLPPVTLIALLGAQSGELILPIILATLASTTAAIIAAKFYARKGKAS is encoded by the coding sequence ATGAATTATCTCTGGGCAGGGTTGATCATCATCAGCCTGCTCTCCGCTGTTGGCCAAGACATCAGCGATGAACTCAATAACCGCTGGTTAAACGGTCAGACCATCCATGCCCGCTTGAGCCAAAATGAATTAGGCGAAGTACTGATTCAACTGCCAAAACAGCAGCTTTACGCTCACTGGCAAGGCCAACAACTGCAACTCAAGCCCGATCAAAACCTGCCCCCGCACTGGCAAAACATTGCAGCGCAACAAGATAAAAAAACCCCACTGCGTTTAAGCCTCACTCCCAAAGGGCAACAAAACGACTCTGTGCAACTCGTGCTGCCCGAAGTACATCATGTTCGGCTCAAGGCCATCACCGAAGCGGCCTTTGATATGGCCAAATTTAGCGTTAAATTGGCGCTTGGGCTGGCGGGCATTATGGCGCTCTGGCTGGGGCTGATGCGCATTGCCGAACAGAGTGGCCTGATTAAAAAACTGGTCTGGCTGGTACGCCCTCTGCTCGCGCCGCTGTTTCCCGACGTGCCCAAAGATCACCCTGCCTTTGGCAGCATCAGCCTTAATCTGACCGCCAACCTACTGGGTTTGGGCAACGCCGCCACGCCGATGGGCATCCGTGCCATGCAGCAGTTACAGGAACTGAATCAGAATAAAAAAGAGGCCAGCGATGCGATGTGCATGTTTCTCGCCCTCAACACCTCCAGCGTGCAACTCCTGCCCCCTGTCACCTTGATCGCGCTGCTTGGCGCACAGAGTGGCGAATTGATTTTGCCCATTATTCTCGCCACTCTGGCCTCCACCACCGCAGCCATTATCGCGGCCAAATTCTACGCTCGCAAAGGAAAAGCCTCATGA